TTACCTCCATTGCAAGAGAGTAAGACTACAGCAAATAAAAGAGTAATATTAAGTAATTTCATAATTCAATATTGAGTAAAAGTATCAGCCTATTCTCCCTTTTATCATCTATTTTAAAAGAATGCTATGTTTATCCAACAACTTTAGATTTTGTTGTGCTTGAATTACATAATCATCATCGGCTCGTCCTTGTAAAATCACAGTCATAAAGTCTTTATATGCCTCTTTCTCTTTGCCGGCTTTCCAATAGACATAAGCACGCCAAAAGTAACTAGATACTATTTCATATTCCTGATCAATGCAATAATTCAAATCACTATATGCTTTATTAATGCTATCCACATACCAATAAGCAATACCTCTTTGTAGGCAAATTTCTTCCAACGCAACATCTTTAGAATCCATTTTATCATAAAATATCACTTGGGCGCATCCATACACTTCCTGCTTTATTCTTTCTGCTGCATTAAAGTCGTCAATTGCACTTTGGTAATTGTTCAATTCTAAGTTTGCATTTCCTCTATTAAGCCAAGCCGTTATATATGTAGAATCTTGGCTTATAACATGACAATAGTCTTTTATAGCCTCAGAATATTGCTTTAACTCAAATTTATCGGCTCCTCTATTTATATAGGCAGGTAGATACGTCGGATTATTTTGGATTAATTTATTCCAGACTATAATAGCTTCATGATACTTCTTCTGATTATCAAGACCTACTGCTTCATCAAATAATTTATTTGTTCTGGAGCAAGATAGAAATATCAATACTATTACAATAATTATGCACTTATATCTTTTCATAATCCGATGCCTGATTTATATCCTAAGGATTCTTTGTCTAACGTCTTACGCTTGATTTTTCAATTCATTCTTTCTCTTTTTCCACAACTGCCACGAATTAATAATATTCTGCCACAACACATACGAACCCGGAGCAACAGCAGATAACGGATTGAGATAGGTATGAGCCATCCAAATAGCCAGAATCGTATTCTTCTGTCCCAATGCTTGACCGCCACTGATACGGTCATTATAGACAGAGCCGATAGTTTTCCCCAAGAAGAACTGCAAACAACAAGCTACCAAAGCTCCAATGGCAATCATGATTTCAGTAAAGCCGTCAGCAGGGTCATTAAGTAATGAATATAATGTCTGAGCCGTCACGATGGCTAATGAAACAGCCCACAAGTAGAAAGCTAGTTCATGGTAGTTTAATAGTTTCTGATGTACTTTAGGCAGGCATTTGTTCAACAACCACGCAAGCAGGAACGGACAAATCAGCAATGGAAATACTTTGCTCAAAATAACAAAAAACGCTTGCCAAAAACTGACATCGGGATGCACTTCCACCAAAGGAAAAAGAATAGGTACGGCAATGGCTGCCCCGATATTAGCAAGTAGTGTATAAGTAGTCAGACTTGCTGCACTACCACCCAACTTGGAAGTTATCACCGCAGCAGCCGTAGCCGTCGGGCAAATAATACAAACCATCACACCTTCCGCTACAATCTTATCAAAACGGTAAAGCAGCAGATAAGCCGCCAACGCACCGCCAATCTGAATCAGCAACAGCCACGCATGTAGAGGTTTCGGCTTCAAGTCATGTGGAGATACCTTACAGAAAGTCAATAGCAACATCGTAAAAATAAGATAGGGAGTCAGGAAAGAAAGGCTGATGAACAGTGGATACCCCACGGCACCTACCAACATGGCAATAGGTAATGTCCAATTCTTCAAAAACTTAAGCATCGTCGTACATTTTAACTTCGAAGCGCAAAGTAACGGAGATTTCAGGAAAAAAGCTATCATTATACCGAAAAAAAACACAAAACTTAATGGCAAATAATGAGTTTTCTACAAATTTCTACTACATTTGCACCGTGTTACAAATATGAAACTGAATAGACCATACATAGTATATATATGCATTTGCCTCTGGCTACTTTTTCTACCCTCATGTACCAGCCATTTATGGGGGAAAGACTTTGTAGTAGTTATTGACGCCGGACACGGCGGACATGACCCCGGAGCCATAGGCAAAACAGCCAAAGAGAAGAACATAAATCTGAACGTTGCCCTGAAAGTGGGGAACCTGATAAAAAGAAACTGCGACGACGTCAAAGTGATTTACACCCGCAGCAAAGATGTCTTCATCCCACTGGCACGACGGGCAGAAATCGCGAACAACGCGAAGGCTGACCTCTTTATTTCTATCCACACCAACGCATTGGCAAACAACCGCACAGCAAAAGGTGCATCTACCTGGACACTGGGTCTTGCCAAATCAGACGCCAACCTGGAAGTTGCGAAACGGGAGAACTCCGTAATTCTCTATGAAAGCGATTATCAGACACGATATGCCGGCTTCAATCCGAACTCCGCAGAATCTTATATCATATTTGAATTTATGCAGGATAAGTATATGGAACAGAGCGTACATCTTGCGTCACTGATGCAAAAACAATTCCGTCACACCTGTAAACGGGCAGACCGCGGAGTGCATCAAGCGGGATTCCTTGTCCTGAAAGCAAGTGCGATGCCGAGCATACTGATAGAACTAGGATTCATCTCTACCCCTGAGGAAGAGCGTTATCTGAGTTCCGAAGCAGGAGCCTCAACTATGGCAAAAGGTATTTATCATGCTTTCCTGAATTATAAAAGAGAACACGAGATACGCCTAACGGGAGTCAGCAAGACGATTATTCCGACTGAACGGGAAGAAAACGATGCTCCGGCAATTGCACAAAAAGACACAGAAAGCGTGACAGCCCCTCAGCAGAAGGAATTGTTGGCAGAAGCCAAGACAAAACCTGCTTCAGTAACAAAAACGACAACAAACCGTCCGATTGCGTCTCAAAGCACAACCAATGACAGTGAAATTACGTTTAAGATACAGATACTCACCTCTTCCAAACCTCTCGCCAAAAACGACAAGCGGTTGAAAGGCCTGAAAGATGTGGATTACTATAAGGAAAAGGGCATATACAAATATACGTATGGCGCTTCCGGCGATTATAACAAAGTGCTGCGTACAAAGCGCACCATTACGCCACAATTTAAGGATGCTTTCATCATCGCTTTCCGAAACGGGGAAAAAATGAACGTCAACGAAGCGATTGCCGAATTTAAAAAGAGAAGAAATAAATAAAAAGATAAAATGAAGTACATTACAAAAGAAGTCAGAATAGGTATTGCAGGTATCATTGCACTATGCGTGCTTGTTTATGGGATTAACTGGCTGAAAGGGATACATATGTTTCAACCTTCCAGCTATTTCTATGCCAAATTTCAGAACGTGAACGGACTGACCAAGTCGAGCCCGGTGTTTGCGGATGGTGTTCGTGTAGGTATTGTACGTGACATCTATTATGATTATGCCAATCCCGGAAATGTAGTGGTGGAAGTCGAACTGGATACAGAACTACGTATCCCGAAAGGAAGTACTGCCGAACTGGTATCCGAACTGATGGGCGGTGTGCGCATGAACATACTGCTTGCCAATAACCCGCGCGAAAGATATGCCGTAGGCGATACAATCCCCGGCAAACTGAATAACGGAATGATGGAAAGTGCGGCGAAACTCATCCCGAAGGTTGAGGAAATGCTTCCGAAACTGGACTCCATCCTTATCTCACTGAACAACATCTTAGGAGACAAGAGCATCCCTGCTACTTTACACTCAATAGAAACAACCACAGCCAACCTGGCAGTAGTCAGTTCGCAAGTGAAAGGACTTATGAGCAACGATATTCCGCAGCTCACCAGCAAGCTGAATACAATCGGGGACAACTTCATAGCTATCAGCGGTAACCTGAAAGAAGTGGACTATGCAGCCACTTTCAAAAAAATAGACGAAACGCTGGCTAACGTAAAAATACTTACAGAGAAATTGAACAGCA
The DNA window shown above is from Bacteroides faecium and carries:
- a CDS encoding tetratricopeptide repeat protein; this encodes MKRYKCIIIVIVLIFLSCSRTNKLFDEAVGLDNQKKYHEAIIVWNKLIQNNPTYLPAYINRGADKFELKQYSEAIKDYCHVISQDSTYITAWLNRGNANLELNNYQSAIDDFNAAERIKQEVYGCAQVIFYDKMDSKDVALEEICLQRGIAYWYVDSINKAYSDLNYCIDQEYEIVSSYFWRAYVYWKAGKEKEAYKDFMTVILQGRADDDYVIQAQQNLKLLDKHSILLK
- a CDS encoding N-acetylmuramoyl-L-alanine amidase family protein, whose translation is MKLNRPYIVYICICLWLLFLPSCTSHLWGKDFVVVIDAGHGGHDPGAIGKTAKEKNINLNVALKVGNLIKRNCDDVKVIYTRSKDVFIPLARRAEIANNAKADLFISIHTNALANNRTAKGASTWTLGLAKSDANLEVAKRENSVILYESDYQTRYAGFNPNSAESYIIFEFMQDKYMEQSVHLASLMQKQFRHTCKRADRGVHQAGFLVLKASAMPSILIELGFISTPEEERYLSSEAGASTMAKGIYHAFLNYKREHEIRLTGVSKTIIPTEREENDAPAIAQKDTESVTAPQQKELLAEAKTKPASVTKTTTNRPIASQSTTNDSEITFKIQILTSSKPLAKNDKRLKGLKDVDYYKEKGIYKYTYGASGDYNKVLRTKRTITPQFKDAFIIAFRNGEKMNVNEAIAEFKKRRNK
- a CDS encoding MlaD family protein; translated protein: MKYITKEVRIGIAGIIALCVLVYGINWLKGIHMFQPSSYFYAKFQNVNGLTKSSPVFADGVRVGIVRDIYYDYANPGNVVVEVELDTELRIPKGSTAELVSELMGGVRMNILLANNPRERYAVGDTIPGKLNNGMMESAAKLIPKVEEMLPKLDSILISLNNILGDKSIPATLHSIETTTANLAVVSSQVKGLMSNDIPQLTSKLNTIGDNFIAISGNLKEVDYAATFKKIDETLANVKILTEKLNSKDNTLGLLFNDPTLYNNLNATTENAASLLEDLKEHPKRYVHFSLFGKKDK
- a CDS encoding bile acid:sodium symporter family protein, producing MIAFFLKSPLLCASKLKCTTMLKFLKNWTLPIAMLVGAVGYPLFISLSFLTPYLIFTMLLLTFCKVSPHDLKPKPLHAWLLLIQIGGALAAYLLLYRFDKIVAEGVMVCIICPTATAAAVITSKLGGSAASLTTYTLLANIGAAIAVPILFPLVEVHPDVSFWQAFFVILSKVFPLLICPFLLAWLLNKCLPKVHQKLLNYHELAFYLWAVSLAIVTAQTLYSLLNDPADGFTEIMIAIGALVACCLQFFLGKTIGSVYNDRISGGQALGQKNTILAIWMAHTYLNPLSAVAPGSYVLWQNIINSWQLWKKRKNELKNQA